A window of the Synechococcus sp. JA-3-3Ab genome harbors these coding sequences:
- a CDS encoding PilN domain-containing protein, protein MYTPEINFLKERPEVPTTVQTGGVVAGPETAAGAESWALAIGLGVAVAAVAMGAFLYFQDSFSRQRNTLRAERTRLDGELSTANAELTRLQGLSQELQTIRTQTEGFRSFLGSVQPWSAILEELRRRIPGQGVWITNISASGDTVNIQGGALDFPLVNDFLLTLLDSNFVTSAVLNSASRVEGTPETEPSVTYGLTVTIRTIGDPDPELTRELEQRGAIGLVEKIRILRQVEGN, encoded by the coding sequence ATGTACACACCAGAGATCAACTTTCTGAAAGAAAGACCGGAGGTTCCCACCACAGTTCAGACAGGGGGAGTGGTGGCTGGCCCGGAAACTGCCGCCGGAGCTGAGAGCTGGGCTTTGGCCATTGGTCTGGGGGTTGCCGTGGCTGCTGTGGCCATGGGGGCTTTCTTGTATTTCCAAGACAGCTTTTCCCGTCAGCGGAATACTCTGAGGGCAGAGCGAACCCGCCTCGACGGTGAACTCAGCACAGCCAATGCCGAGTTGACCCGACTCCAGGGCCTCAGCCAAGAACTGCAAACCATTCGCACCCAGACGGAAGGGTTTCGCTCTTTTCTCGGATCCGTCCAGCCCTGGTCGGCCATTCTAGAAGAACTGCGGCGCAGGATCCCTGGGCAAGGGGTATGGATAACCAACATCAGCGCCTCTGGCGATACTGTGAACATCCAAGGCGGGGCGCTGGATTTTCCCTTGGTGAACGACTTTTTGCTCACTCTGCTGGATTCCAACTTCGTAACCAGTGCCGTTCTCAACAGTGCCTCTCGAGTGGAGGGCACCCCTGAAACTGAACCCAGCGTCACCTACGGCCTAACGGTTACTATTCGAACCATAGGGGATCCCGACCCGGAGTTGACCCGCGAGCTGGAGCAGCGGGGAGCGATAGGCTTGGTGGAAAAGATCCGCATTTTGCGTCAAGTGGAGGGGAACTGA
- a CDS encoding IS630-like element ISSoc15 family transposase (programmed frameshift): MPTHSLDLRQRVVAAYQAGNTSIRQVAKRFMVTKRTVHRWVRQYQQTQDLAPKKAGTKRVGILEQHRQEVMAIITEHPDFYLWQYQELLRERLGINVSIVTIHNFLKKQGMTPKKKTYRSAKVKEEEVQRERLAYSQEVRNIPAEDLIAIDQTGVWEGMERRVSRSLRGQRAYHYRQRYKGEKYTVIGAISLRGVVGCRVIKGGMKKGDFLEFLRSELCPKLDARKVVIMDNLNIHKSREVEELIRGTGARILYLPVYAPELNPIEMMWSVLKHFIRQLCRIGKYSMEQIVKTSLLLINPSSFRSWFAKCCYCTP, translated from the exons ATGCCGACTCATTCTTTGGATTTGCGGCAAAGAGTTGTAGCAGCCTACCAGGCAGGTAACACCTCCATCCGCCAGGTAGCTAAACGCTTCATGGTGACCAAAAGAACAGTACACCGCTGGGTGCGTCAGTACCAACAAACTCAAGATTTAGCCCCTAAGAAAGCAGGCACCAAGCGAGTGGGCATTTTGGAACAACATCGGCAGGAAGTGATGGCAATTATTACAGAACACCCAGACTTCTACCTGTGGCAGTATCAAGAACTGTTGCGCGAGCGCTTAGGAATCAATGTAAGCATCGTCACGATACATAATTTCTTGAAAAAGCAAGGAATGACTC CTAAAAAAAAGACCTACCGCAGTGCAAAAGTCAAAGAAGAGGAGGTGCAAAGGGAACGACTAGCTTATAGTCAAGAAGTCAGGAATATTCCAGCGGAGGATTTGATTGCCATCGACCAGACGGGAGTCTGGGAGGGAATGGAGCGGAGAGTATCTCGGAGTTTACGTGGTCAAAGGGCTTATCATTATCGTCAGAGATACAAGGGTGAAAAGTATACGGTTATTGGAGCTATTTCCTTGAGAGGTGTAGTTGGCTGTCGTGTCATCAAGGGTGGGATGAAGAAAGGAGATTTTTTGGAGTTTTTGAGAAGCGAGCTATGTCCGAAGCTAGATGCGAGGAAGGTTGTGATTATGGACAATTTAAATATCCACAAGAGTCGGGAAGTTGAGGAATTGATTAGGGGGACAGGAGCACGAATCCTATACCTGCCTGTGTATGCGCCGGAGTTGAATCCCATTGAGATGATGTGGTCGGTGTTGAAGCATTTTATTCGGCAGCTTTGCAGAATTGGGAAATATAGCATGGAGCAGATAGTGAAGACTTCTTTACTACTGATCAATCCATCCTCCTTCCGAAGTTGGTTTGCTAAGTGCTGCTATTGTACCCCTTGA
- the pilM gene encoding type IV pilus biogenesis protein PilM has translation MLGVDINPECLAVAQVKKQGNGRYRLVHYHSVEMPEGAVIEGRILDPSTVGLTLANLLNEYKVPTSLPVATAVPVREAIVRLIRLPADLPADELRRVVLEQEAELYIPYPRDQADVDYQPLGLDLSQDGIERIEVLLAAIPKEVVDNYLAVLQAANLKARCVELASFSLIRTIRDQLIQYSPQEAVLLSSIGYDSSEISILVNGIPQFTRTVNIGTIHMRQVLAQALNLPVSRTGDLLRTLRLPLINPADVLATGEQPVPSNPGVAAVARVVSDLADELRRSIDFFTSAESNSPVVKVLLAGPGAAIGQMDGFLSQSLSLAVELADPFGSILIPDSIEVPLEERPAMGVALGLAMREASK, from the coding sequence ATGCTTGGGGTAGATATCAATCCCGAGTGCCTTGCTGTTGCCCAAGTCAAGAAGCAGGGCAATGGTCGCTATCGTCTGGTTCACTACCACAGCGTGGAAATGCCAGAGGGGGCAGTGATCGAGGGGCGCATTCTTGATCCGAGCACAGTTGGCTTGACATTGGCCAACTTACTAAACGAATACAAGGTGCCCACCAGCTTGCCAGTGGCGACCGCGGTGCCGGTGCGAGAGGCGATCGTCCGTCTCATTCGCCTGCCTGCTGACCTGCCTGCCGATGAGTTGCGGCGGGTGGTTCTAGAACAGGAGGCGGAGCTCTACATCCCCTACCCCCGGGATCAGGCGGATGTGGACTACCAGCCCCTGGGCCTAGACCTTTCCCAGGATGGCATTGAGCGCATCGAGGTGCTGCTAGCAGCCATCCCCAAAGAGGTGGTGGACAATTACCTGGCCGTGCTGCAGGCGGCCAACTTGAAGGCGCGCTGTGTGGAGCTGGCCAGCTTCTCCCTCATTCGCACCATCCGTGACCAACTCATCCAGTACAGCCCCCAAGAGGCGGTGTTGCTCAGCTCCATCGGCTACGACAGCAGCGAGATCAGCATCTTGGTCAACGGCATCCCGCAGTTTACCCGCACCGTCAACATCGGCACCATTCACATGCGGCAGGTGCTAGCCCAGGCCCTGAATTTGCCGGTTAGCCGCACCGGCGACCTGTTGCGAACTCTAAGGTTACCCTTGATCAACCCCGCCGATGTTTTGGCCACGGGAGAGCAACCGGTTCCCAGTAACCCGGGCGTGGCAGCCGTGGCGCGGGTCGTTTCCGATTTGGCGGACGAGCTGAGGCGCTCCATTGATTTCTTTACCAGCGCAGAGAGTAACTCCCCTGTGGTGAAGGTATTGTTGGCTGGGCCGGGGGCGGCTATTGGCCAAATGGATGGTTTCTTGTCGCAGTCGCTGAGCCTGGCCGTAGAGTTAGCGGATCCCTTCGGCAGCATCCTGATACCGGATTCAATCGAGGTGCCCTTGGAGGAGCGACCGGCGATGGGAGTGGCCCTGGGGCTGGCCATGCGGGAAGCCAGCAAGTAG
- a CDS encoding Ig-like domain-containing protein produces MLSSNSRYRPWVRLGSLLLSLVLAWVLASIDAGWSQTYRLSLPVQGQSYSQLVEQSRPLVWRALAQQFQAQPQPEQITLEVLGQAGDRQAPLFTVRMPRSVWQQNPSPAQLEQHTIFYPDALALLQPRAPLQQAQVESTAPFANGITLVSSNPSNGQRGIPIDQNIHLRFDRQLPAGITGLAFGIQPPVEVAFDIQGNELIFQPLQLLSYSTDYRILLPAAKELDLQKPIELTFRTEPQYSYQRDITAC; encoded by the coding sequence ATGCTGAGTTCGAACTCTCGCTATCGACCTTGGGTCAGGCTGGGATCCCTATTGCTCAGCTTGGTTCTGGCTTGGGTGCTGGCTTCGATTGACGCAGGGTGGTCACAAACCTATCGCCTTTCTCTACCGGTACAGGGTCAGAGCTATTCGCAGCTAGTCGAGCAATCACGTCCTCTGGTTTGGCGAGCTTTGGCGCAACAATTTCAAGCTCAACCGCAGCCGGAGCAGATCACCTTGGAGGTACTGGGACAAGCCGGGGATCGGCAAGCCCCTCTATTTACCGTGCGAATGCCTCGCAGCGTTTGGCAGCAAAACCCCTCCCCCGCTCAATTGGAGCAGCATACCATTTTCTATCCTGATGCGTTGGCTCTTTTACAGCCGCGAGCACCGCTGCAGCAAGCCCAGGTAGAATCTACTGCTCCCTTTGCAAATGGAATTACATTGGTCTCCAGCAATCCTTCCAATGGCCAAAGAGGGATCCCAATTGACCAAAATATCCATCTGCGTTTTGATCGACAGCTTCCAGCCGGAATAACAGGTCTAGCCTTCGGGATCCAGCCCCCTGTGGAGGTGGCCTTTGACATTCAGGGAAACGAGCTGATCTTTCAGCCTTTACAGCTACTCAGCTACAGCACAGATTACAGAATACTCTTGCCTGCAGCCAAAGAGCTGGATTTACAAAAGCCCATAGAATTGACTTTCCGCACCGAGCCTCAGTACAGTTACCAGCGAGATATTACAGCCTGTTAA
- a CDS encoding AMIN domain-containing protein, protein MMNRRVAWGCALSLILSLPLLAVESQLDEAAAQQLTSANPQSLSRITDIRLVPHGNRMKLEINTAGGARPQVFFTQQGQSWIGDITNAQLDGGQGRYRQESPLPGVRFIEAKQMGNDSVRIEIAGVAAAPQGLLAQRSPTQLVFEFEGLPSAPPAPVAASPSQVAPNQPASPARPQPVAPPPAPASPPAAQNPPSPQGTAPNPQPLAQTPPSSPPAQAAPTPQPASPGPVISQVPSVGQLNQPQLPPGSVELSTSPFQGRAVAPPAGDLAVGSIIPAPPPVDLGSNAKITLTLRDAPVGDVLSLLVRRAGLNVVLNDVPPDLTISLDVADSPLQETFNFILRLKELQATRVGQTVFIGTTLPGVGQQIVKTYRLNQLRIEETEQTFVFNASGTAGGGGTVEIDARQLSITPSEIRSRILAILEASNIPLAQESAIQADPRTNSLTIVATPTQHDVIAAYLAQIDLRSRQVLISARFIEINLDNNSSLGVALGSASGNFALGSGDNTVFGGTPLDQPAGSSVPNVGSFPAAGTGGSLVFNTLNRLQQSLAARIDAAIASGTAKILADPKVVVANNTGAAIVVGQEVITNRRLQTDPATGISTVVFEKGNAGVNLLIQNVRIDDNGYITLNLLPQISSIGSQITLSDGTVISLLNQRSVGTLQTRLKDRETLFLGGLIQEEDRVSVDKVPLLSEIPLLGSLFRRQNTTNTRSEVVVLITPVILED, encoded by the coding sequence ATGATGAACCGTCGAGTCGCCTGGGGATGTGCATTGAGCTTGATCCTTTCACTGCCCCTGTTGGCTGTGGAAAGCCAGCTCGATGAAGCCGCCGCCCAGCAGTTGACCTCCGCCAATCCACAAAGCCTCAGCCGCATTACCGATATCCGCCTGGTGCCCCACGGCAACCGCATGAAGCTGGAGATCAACACCGCAGGGGGCGCCCGTCCACAGGTGTTCTTTACCCAGCAGGGCCAATCTTGGATTGGGGATATCACCAATGCCCAACTGGATGGAGGTCAAGGTCGCTATCGTCAGGAGTCTCCCCTGCCGGGAGTGCGCTTCATCGAGGCCAAGCAAATGGGCAATGACAGCGTGCGGATAGAAATTGCCGGCGTTGCGGCAGCTCCCCAGGGCTTGCTGGCCCAGCGCAGCCCAACGCAGTTGGTCTTCGAGTTTGAGGGCTTGCCCTCTGCTCCACCGGCTCCTGTAGCGGCATCGCCTAGCCAAGTAGCGCCCAATCAACCGGCCTCGCCGGCTCGACCCCAGCCCGTGGCCCCGCCGCCAGCTCCTGCCTCCCCTCCGGCTGCTCAAAACCCTCCTTCTCCCCAGGGGACAGCCCCTAATCCTCAGCCGCTTGCCCAAACCCCTCCCTCTTCCCCGCCAGCTCAGGCAGCTCCTACCCCTCAGCCAGCTTCTCCTGGGCCGGTTATTTCTCAGGTGCCCTCTGTAGGACAGCTCAACCAACCCCAACTGCCACCGGGATCTGTTGAACTCAGCACTTCTCCGTTCCAGGGTCGAGCAGTAGCTCCTCCGGCAGGGGATCTTGCAGTCGGCAGCATCATTCCTGCTCCCCCTCCAGTTGACTTGGGCTCAAATGCCAAGATCACCTTAACCCTGAGGGATGCTCCCGTAGGTGACGTGTTGAGTCTCTTGGTGCGTCGAGCTGGACTAAATGTAGTCCTTAATGATGTTCCTCCAGACTTAACGATTTCCTTGGATGTAGCTGACTCACCTTTGCAAGAGACATTTAACTTTATCTTGCGCCTGAAGGAACTGCAAGCAACCCGTGTAGGGCAAACAGTTTTTATTGGTACTACACTCCCTGGAGTCGGCCAGCAGATTGTCAAAACCTATAGACTCAATCAACTGAGAATCGAAGAAACAGAGCAAACTTTTGTCTTTAACGCTTCGGGAACTGCAGGGGGAGGAGGAACAGTTGAAATCGATGCTAGGCAACTAAGTATTACTCCGAGTGAAATCAGAAGTAGAATTTTGGCCATTCTGGAAGCATCAAATATCCCTTTAGCTCAAGAGTCAGCCATTCAAGCGGATCCAAGAACAAATTCACTGACTATTGTTGCCACACCTACCCAGCATGATGTAATTGCAGCATATCTTGCCCAAATTGACTTGAGAAGTCGACAGGTTTTAATTAGTGCTAGGTTTATTGAGATCAACCTAGATAATAATTCTAGTCTAGGAGTTGCACTGGGTAGTGCATCTGGCAACTTTGCTCTGGGGTCTGGAGATAACACTGTCTTCGGTGGAACTCCTCTTGACCAACCTGCAGGATCCTCAGTTCCTAATGTTGGTTCTTTTCCTGCTGCAGGGACTGGAGGCTCACTTGTGTTTAACACCTTAAATCGATTACAGCAATCTCTAGCAGCTCGTATAGATGCAGCCATTGCTTCAGGAACAGCTAAGATATTGGCCGATCCAAAAGTAGTAGTCGCGAATAACACTGGCGCAGCTATTGTGGTTGGCCAAGAAGTTATCACCAATAGGAGATTGCAAACAGATCCTGCGACTGGCATATCAACTGTCGTTTTTGAGAAAGGAAATGCGGGAGTCAATTTACTCATTCAGAATGTCAGGATCGATGATAACGGCTACATTACGCTGAACCTTCTTCCACAGATCTCATCTATTGGCAGTCAAATTACACTTTCTGATGGCACTGTTATTAGTTTGCTCAATCAGCGTTCTGTCGGAACATTGCAAACCAGACTTAAAGATCGAGAAACACTATTTCTTGGAGGATTGATACAAGAGGAAGATCGAGTATCTGTTGATAAAGTCCCACTTCTTTCTGAAATTCCTTTACTTGGCTCCCTCTTCCGCAGACAAAACACAACAAATACTAGAAGTGAGGTTGTCGTCTTGATTACTCCAGTTATATTGGAAGATTAA
- a CDS encoding glycosyltransferase family 9 protein has translation MQRFANQPLRERPHLAVFSSSKVGNFVVTVPLLRGLKEKYPGCVLDFFGSETTRDFELHCPYIDFSFPLYSRRPDYLEALTAAVRDRVAQAGPYDLAINCDEFSELNLVAVTALRPRYIAGAGLTLDFRRKLDPGSDPVQRMLQDDDWNSLAFLQRYKDILTSNYIAEIFCRLAYVETDFFRLELPSRDPDFAVPEVLVHITTTRRAKMWPLQYWRQVIEWCQGQGLQVGLIGSAPELQRSLYHGDGEDQLLIQTGMIDLRGKTGLLELAGALKRARVCISVDAGPMHIAAAVGCPTIALFGNDADGDGASPVRLWAPRLPHVYVTQTSYKCRICAENKFKNEACLVEGHPCMAHLKPETVIAYLRQILKKT, from the coding sequence ATGCAACGGTTTGCCAACCAGCCTCTGCGGGAACGGCCCCACCTAGCGGTATTTTCTTCCAGCAAGGTGGGCAACTTCGTGGTCACCGTCCCCCTCTTGCGCGGCCTCAAGGAGAAATACCCCGGCTGTGTCCTGGATTTTTTCGGCAGCGAGACCACCCGCGACTTTGAGCTCCACTGTCCCTATATCGACTTCAGCTTCCCCCTCTACAGCCGCCGCCCCGATTACCTCGAGGCCCTGACGGCGGCAGTGCGGGATCGGGTGGCCCAGGCCGGGCCCTACGATCTGGCCATCAACTGCGACGAGTTCAGCGAGCTCAACCTGGTGGCGGTGACGGCCCTGCGACCCCGGTACATTGCCGGGGCCGGCTTGACCCTGGATTTTCGCCGCAAGTTGGATCCCGGCTCCGACCCGGTGCAGCGCATGCTCCAGGACGACGACTGGAACAGCCTGGCGTTTTTGCAGCGCTACAAAGATATCCTCACTAGCAACTACATCGCCGAGATCTTCTGCCGCCTGGCTTACGTAGAGACCGACTTTTTCCGCCTGGAGCTGCCCAGCCGGGATCCCGACTTTGCAGTACCGGAAGTCTTGGTGCACATCACCACCACCCGCCGTGCCAAGATGTGGCCCTTGCAGTACTGGCGCCAGGTGATCGAATGGTGCCAGGGGCAGGGCTTGCAGGTGGGGCTCATTGGCAGCGCCCCCGAGCTACAGCGATCCCTCTACCACGGCGACGGCGAAGACCAACTCCTGATCCAGACGGGGATGATCGACCTGCGGGGCAAGACCGGCCTCCTCGAGTTGGCCGGGGCCCTGAAGCGGGCGCGGGTTTGTATTTCCGTGGACGCGGGGCCGATGCACATTGCGGCGGCCGTGGGCTGCCCCACCATTGCCCTGTTTGGCAACGACGCCGATGGCGATGGAGCTAGCCCCGTGCGGCTGTGGGCTCCACGCCTGCCCCATGTTTACGTTACCCAGACTTCCTATAAATGCCGGATCTGCGCAGAAAACAAGTTCAAAAACGAAGCCTGCCTGGTGGAAGGCCACCCCTGCATGGCCCACCTCAAGCCAGAGACAGTGATTGCCTACCTCCGACAGATCCTGAAGAAGACCTAG
- a CDS encoding DMT family transporter codes for MTLGTGYRHQVDHLAERRNKRAWQGVALKLLATFCFACLGAIIRLNTPALHPFEIVFLRNLFGFLALVPLLLRAGIHSLRTAKMSFYLLRSAISTVGMLLSFWAASLLPLAEATALSFVQLLFAGMMAVWVLGEQMRPSRWLGLGLGVVGTWVMLRPGFREFSLGTGLALAAALLFGWVIIVLKILARTESSLTITAYMGLLQTPLSFLAAVWVWTWPSPEQWLWMAAMGLLGSLGQVALTQAYKLAEVTMLLPLDFSRLLWASLIGFWAFAELPDGWTWLGGALILAGATSGAYGEARRRVRKTQARTGKV; via the coding sequence GTGACTTTGGGGACGGGGTATCGCCACCAGGTGGATCACCTTGCCGAGCGGAGAAACAAGAGGGCTTGGCAAGGGGTTGCCCTGAAGCTGCTGGCCACCTTCTGCTTTGCCTGCCTGGGGGCGATCATCCGCCTCAACACGCCTGCCCTGCACCCTTTTGAGATTGTGTTTTTGCGCAACCTATTCGGGTTTCTTGCCCTGGTACCGCTGCTTTTGCGAGCAGGGATCCACTCGCTGCGCACCGCCAAGATGAGCTTCTACCTCCTGCGCTCGGCAATCAGCACGGTGGGGATGCTGCTTTCCTTCTGGGCGGCCAGCCTGTTGCCTTTGGCAGAGGCCACGGCCCTGAGCTTTGTCCAGCTTTTGTTTGCTGGCATGATGGCGGTTTGGGTGCTGGGAGAACAGATGCGCCCCTCGCGCTGGCTGGGTTTGGGCTTAGGAGTTGTCGGGACTTGGGTGATGCTGAGGCCGGGCTTTCGCGAATTCTCTTTGGGCACAGGGCTAGCCTTAGCGGCGGCGCTTCTTTTTGGCTGGGTGATCATCGTGCTTAAGATCCTCGCCCGCACCGAGTCCAGCCTCACGATCACGGCCTACATGGGCCTGTTGCAGACTCCCCTTTCCTTCTTGGCTGCCGTTTGGGTTTGGACCTGGCCTTCGCCGGAGCAGTGGCTGTGGATGGCAGCGATGGGGCTGTTGGGCAGCCTGGGCCAGGTGGCCCTCACCCAAGCCTACAAGCTGGCTGAGGTGACGATGCTGCTGCCTCTGGATTTTTCCCGCTTGCTCTGGGCCAGTCTAATCGGTTTCTGGGCATTTGCCGAGCTCCCAGATGGGTGGACCTGGCTGGGCGGAGCCCTGATCTTGGCAGGCGCCACCTCCGGGGCCTACGGCGAGGCGCGGCGGCGGGTGAGGAAAACTCAGGCCCGTACCGGCAAAGTTTAA
- a CDS encoding iron-containing alcohol dehydrogenase family protein, with protein sequence MLRTCEFDLAIPAPGRLYRGSSILEAVPLTALGSRVLVIGGERSLAVAELPLKRNLGRDPAVQVYWSTYGVDCSESELARLQALATAESVTGIVGVGGGKALDTAKLVAHRLGIPVATVPTSAATCAAWSALSNIYSDTGAFQRDVALDRAPAALILDYELILQAPARTLVAGIGDALAKWYESSVSSGASEDALVIGAVQQARVLRDLLLQQSVAALREPGGTAWKQVVDACICLAGIVGGMGGAKCRTVAAHAVHNGLTHLPGHRATLHGEKVAFGILAQLRLEEILQGSQLALAARTQLLAFYRQVGLPLNLRDLHLDHLGSAELLQAAQVACQPGSDIHHLPFPVSPEALLVALTTTDLTSSSPALLRL encoded by the coding sequence ATGCTGAGAACTTGTGAATTCGACCTGGCCATTCCGGCCCCAGGCCGGCTATACCGCGGCAGCAGCATCCTCGAGGCTGTCCCCCTGACAGCTCTGGGATCCCGCGTGTTGGTGATCGGGGGGGAGCGCTCCCTGGCCGTGGCCGAGCTGCCCCTGAAGCGCAATCTGGGGCGGGATCCCGCCGTTCAGGTTTACTGGAGCACCTATGGTGTCGACTGCAGCGAGTCGGAGCTGGCTCGCCTACAGGCCCTGGCCACGGCAGAGTCCGTAACCGGCATTGTAGGGGTGGGGGGCGGCAAGGCCCTAGACACGGCCAAGTTGGTGGCCCATCGCTTGGGGATCCCGGTGGCGACGGTGCCCACCTCCGCCGCCACCTGTGCCGCCTGGAGCGCCCTGTCCAACATCTACTCTGACACAGGTGCCTTTCAGCGGGATGTGGCTTTGGATCGGGCACCTGCCGCTTTGATTCTGGACTATGAGCTCATCCTGCAGGCCCCGGCGCGCACCCTGGTGGCCGGGATTGGAGATGCCTTGGCCAAGTGGTACGAGTCTTCTGTCAGCAGCGGCGCCTCGGAAGATGCCCTGGTGATCGGAGCTGTGCAGCAGGCCCGCGTTTTGCGGGATTTGCTCTTGCAACAATCGGTGGCGGCCCTGCGGGAGCCGGGTGGCACGGCTTGGAAGCAGGTGGTGGATGCCTGCATTTGCCTGGCGGGGATCGTCGGCGGCATGGGAGGGGCTAAGTGTCGCACCGTGGCCGCCCACGCCGTTCACAACGGCCTAACCCATTTGCCGGGACACCGGGCCACCCTGCACGGGGAGAAAGTGGCCTTTGGCATTTTGGCCCAGCTCCGCCTAGAGGAGATCCTGCAGGGAAGCCAGTTGGCGCTGGCCGCCCGCACCCAGTTGCTGGCGTTCTACCGCCAGGTGGGGCTGCCCCTCAACTTGCGGGATCTCCACCTCGACCACCTGGGATCCGCCGAGCTGCTGCAAGCAGCCCAGGTGGCCTGCCAGCCAGGCTCCGATATCCACCACCTGCCCTTCCCCGTCAGCCCGGAAGCCCTGCTGGTGGCTCTTACCACCACCGACCTGACCAGCTCCAGCCCCGCCTTGCTGCGGCTTTAG
- a CDS encoding DUF2854 domain-containing protein has product MFEKLPLPLSTLVLLAGVAATAWGFAQYSDPTLNLIGLFVGIPLLLGGVTMKVVELKPVPALTSPSPEVLQARAQQATEIQKQVRADITKYSYGANAHLEEALEFLGLRGPLEADLPKIKGYREELRDGRYTLVLLFDSPAVSFQQWQESYQKKMQGFFGRDVEVQLEQPREHQVELALIARPGSQAT; this is encoded by the coding sequence ATGTTTGAAAAACTGCCTCTTCCCCTGAGCACGCTCGTGTTGCTGGCGGGCGTTGCCGCCACAGCTTGGGGCTTTGCCCAGTACAGCGATCCCACCCTCAATCTCATCGGCCTGTTTGTCGGGATCCCTCTGCTGCTGGGGGGGGTGACCATGAAGGTGGTGGAGCTCAAGCCAGTGCCTGCCCTGACGTCCCCTTCGCCAGAAGTGCTCCAAGCCCGCGCTCAGCAGGCCACGGAAATTCAAAAACAAGTCCGCGCCGACATCACCAAATATAGCTATGGGGCCAACGCCCACCTGGAAGAGGCCCTGGAGTTTCTCGGCCTGCGCGGCCCTCTGGAAGCAGACCTACCCAAAATCAAAGGCTACAGAGAAGAATTGCGGGATGGCCGCTACACCCTGGTGCTCCTGTTTGATTCGCCAGCCGTTTCCTTCCAGCAATGGCAGGAAAGCTACCAAAAAAAAATGCAGGGCTTCTTTGGCCGCGACGTGGAGGTGCAACTGGAGCAGCCCCGAGAACATCAGGTGGAGCTGGCGCTCATCGCCCGTCCCGGATCCCAGGCCACCTGA